GGCTCGGGGAGCACGCGTTCGCCAGATGGCGGCGGAAGATGCAGCTCGATACGGTCGCCAAGTTCGACCCAGTAGCTTGGCTTGGTGGTTTTTCCATTGACGAGGACATTACCCTCGCGGATCAGTTTGCCTATTCGTGTGCGAGATATGCCAGGCAGTCTCTGTGCAACAAAGACGTCCAGCCGCCGGCCCTCCTCATCAGCGGTGATGGCCCGGCTCAGCTCGCTCAGCTCGTCATTTTCTCCAGCATCCATTATGTTGACCTCATAGCCATCCTCCGGAGCAAACGATATGCAATTGCGGCGGCGGCGGCGGCGATTACAGCGATGAACTGCGACGTGGAAGGCTGCCAGGACAGTATCGAGACCGAGCCTCTGGGGTCGCCCCTGAAGAACTCTGTGATGAACCTGCCCACCGAGTAGAGCATAACGTAAGAGAGGAATATCTGGCCATTAAACTTCTTTTTGTTGTAGATAAGGATCAGTATGATGAAATTGATCAGGTTAGCCGCAGAGTTGTAAACCTGCGTGGGGTGAATCGGGATGTGAAGCGGCGTGCCGAACATCCTGTGTGAGTATTCGTTGGTGAAAACAACGCCCAGGGAACAGCTTGTGGGGCGGCCATAGCAGCAGCCAGCCATGAAGCACCCGCCGAGGCGCCCGATCGCCACGCCGATCGCCATAGAAGGAGAGAGGATGTCAGCGCTTTTGAGAAAACCCATCCTGTAATGCCTCGTATAGAGCCAGGCCACAAGTGCGCCGACGATTGGCCCGCCCCACCAAACACCCCCGAGGCGCCAGACGGATAGCAGCGCCTCGGGATTTCTCGAGTAGTAACCGAAGTCGACTAGGAGCAGGAGAAGTTTAGCGCCCAGAATGCCCCCCAGAATAACCCAAATACACAGGTTAAACACACGCTCTGGATTGGCGCCTGTTTCCTTGGCCCGCCGATAGGCCAAGAATATCGCGACCGCGAAAGCAATGCTCAACGCGACACCATAGGTGCCGATATTGAACTCGCCTATCTTAAAGAGAACCGGATGCATCGGCCCACGCACCTCAAATCATGAGGAGAAAAATGAGTTCTCAAATTGCGCAGGTTAGACGGGCTGAGTCAAAGAGCTCAAGCGAATCTACCTCGGTCTAGCCACAACGACGTTCGACGCCCCGCTCTCATTTCTAGAGCTAGAGTTGTCAACCGTCGTTACGCAATAAGCGTATTCTACATTAGGGAAAACTGTCCGGTCAAGGAAAAGTGTTCTGAGTATCGGCTCCGGCGTCAGCAGCATGAACGTTCCCTCGCCCGCCCGCCTTCTGTAAACACGATAGCCGAGCAGGTCAGGCGCCTTGGTCTCCTTCCACAGAAGATTGACGCTGCCCTGGCCAGCAACAGCCTCAAGCCCACCGGGCGCCGGCGGCGCAATCCTGTCCACCGGAGTCGCACAGACCGTCGCCGATGTTGCGCTCTCCGCAAAGAGCTCGCCGTGCGCAATCACAGTCGTCACCGTGTAGCGATACTCGCTGTCGTTCTTAACGTCGTGGTCAAGGTATGAGCAGGCCAGCAGGAGCTTCTCATTAAGCGGGTCCTCGAGCGGCCAGCCTCCGTTTGGAACTCGATAGACGTTGTA
This sequence is a window from bacterium. Protein-coding genes within it:
- the lgt gene encoding prolipoprotein diacylglyceryl transferase, which gives rise to MHPVLFKIGEFNIGTYGVALSIAFAVAIFLAYRRAKETGANPERVFNLCIWVILGGILGAKLLLLLVDFGYYSRNPEALLSVWRLGGVWWGGPIVGALVAWLYTRHYRMGFLKSADILSPSMAIGVAIGRLGGCFMAGCCYGRPTSCSLGVVFTNEYSHRMFGTPLHIPIHPTQVYNSAANLINFIILILIYNKKKFNGQIFLSYVMLYSVGRFITEFFRGDPRGSVSILSWQPSTSQFIAVIAAAAAAIAYRLLRRMAMRST